One window from the genome of Streptococcus halotolerans encodes:
- a CDS encoding restriction endonuclease subunit S, which produces MEKNMEKRQMSDFVSFVAGVNPTRAKRQYGSNIFHYYDQEAFEKDYSFEADLVSKKTVDDVSDKLSLRQGDVIISNSLQKAAIVSASNEGKVPTLNFIKVEFKGDKLDKLYFLYLFNSYSEVQRQKERDLQGASILRLSVKLLNQLMIPVVDLEEQIKIGEAYSETLRLKTYLKRYAVLTETIVSQVIEESIKER; this is translated from the coding sequence GTGGAGAAAAATATGGAAAAAAGGCAAATGAGTGATTTTGTATCGTTTGTGGCGGGGGTCAATCCAACAAGAGCTAAGAGGCAATATGGTAGTAACATCTTTCATTACTATGATCAAGAAGCATTTGAGAAAGATTATAGCTTTGAAGCGGATTTGGTTAGCAAAAAGACTGTAGATGATGTTTCAGATAAGTTGTCTCTTCGACAAGGAGATGTTATCATTAGTAATTCTCTGCAGAAGGCAGCTATTGTTAGTGCATCAAATGAAGGAAAAGTGCCTACACTTAATTTTATAAAAGTAGAATTTAAAGGAGATAAGTTAGATAAACTTTATTTTCTTTATCTTTTTAACTCATACAGCGAGGTGCAACGTCAAAAAGAAAGAGATCTTCAAGGAGCTTCCATTTTACGTCTTTCCGTTAAACTGTTAAATCAATTAATGATTCCAGTAGTTGATTTGGAAGAACAAATTAAAATAGGAGAAGCTTACAGTGAGACTCTAAGATTAAAAACTTACTTGAAGCGATATGCAGTATTAACCGAGACTATTGTTTCTCAAGTGATAGAAGAAAGTATAAAGGAGAGATAG
- a CDS encoding ISL3 family transposase, whose translation MEQLDYIKESLDIKDPNITFEKTFDKFFTHREYHAKLDYDAPQCPDCQGKMTKYDFQKPCKIPYLEMAGCKVLIRLKKRRFKCQACGKMAVAKTSLVRENHQIPNIINHKITDKLMSREAMTKIAEDLSISVSTVYRQLNRFECKTDLTWLPENMSWDEYAFKKGKMSFIAQDFDANKIIAILDGRTQAVIRNHFMRYSHKVRSRVKVITMDMFSPYYDIAKQLFPKAKIVLDRFHIVQQLSRAMNRLRIQIMNQFERQSHDYKALKRYWKLIQQDSRNLNDKRFYRPTFRMHLTNQEIVQRLLNYSDELRHHYELFQCLLFHFQEKQEKHFFELISDTIKQVHPIFKTVLSTFLKDKEKIINALKLPYSNAKLEATNNLIKVIKRNAFGFRNFENFKKRIYLALNTTKEKTKLVLSRC comes from the coding sequence ATGGAACAATTAGATTATATCAAAGAGTCGCTTGACATTAAAGACCCTAACATCACTTTTGAAAAGACATTTGACAAGTTCTTCACTCACAGAGAGTATCATGCCAAGTTAGATTATGATGCCCCGCAATGCCCTGATTGTCAAGGAAAAATGACAAAGTACGATTTCCAAAAGCCTTGCAAAATTCCCTATCTGGAAATGGCGGGTTGTAAAGTACTGATTCGTCTCAAAAAGCGTCGCTTCAAATGTCAAGCGTGTGGGAAAATGGCTGTCGCTAAGACCTCTCTAGTCAGAGAAAATCATCAGATTCCCAACATCATTAACCACAAAATCACCGACAAACTCATGAGCCGTGAAGCAATGACAAAAATCGCTGAAGACCTGTCTATCTCTGTGTCAACTGTCTATCGGCAACTCAACCGCTTTGAGTGCAAGACCGATTTAACCTGGTTACCTGAGAACATGTCCTGGGATGAGTATGCTTTCAAGAAGGGAAAGATGAGCTTTATTGCCCAAGATTTCGATGCTAACAAGATTATCGCTATCCTTGATGGGCGGACGCAAGCTGTCATCAGAAATCATTTCATGCGGTATTCTCACAAGGTGCGCAGTCGTGTCAAAGTCATCACCATGGATATGTTTAGTCCCTATTATGACATCGCTAAGCAACTGTTTCCTAAGGCGAAGATTGTTCTCGATAGGTTCCACATTGTTCAACAGTTATCTCGTGCTATGAACCGTCTCCGTATCCAAATCATGAACCAATTTGAGCGTCAATCTCACGACTATAAGGCCTTGAAACGTTACTGGAAACTCATCCAACAAGATAGTCGTAACCTAAACGATAAACGGTTTTATCGTCCAACTTTTCGCATGCACTTGACCAATCAAGAGATTGTGCAACGTCTTTTGAACTACTCTGATGAGCTACGTCACCACTATGAACTCTTCCAATGCCTTCTCTTTCATTTCCAAGAAAAGCAGGAGAAACACTTCTTTGAACTCATTTCTGATACCATCAAACAGGTCCATCCCATCTTCAAGACCGTCTTGTCAACCTTTCTAAAAGACAAAGAGAAGATTATTAATGCTCTGAAACTACCTTATTCCAATGCCAAACTAGAGGCCACCAACAACCTTATTAAAGTCATTAAGCGAAATGCTTTTGGCTTTAGGAACTTCGAAAACTTCAAAAAACGGATTTATCTTGCTTTGAACACAACAAAAGAGAAGACCAAACTGGTCCTCTCTCGGTGTTAG
- a CDS encoding 5'-methylthioadenosine/adenosylhomocysteine nucleosidase, with the protein MKIGIIAAMEQELRLLVEKLVDKSEKDVLGNTYYTGRLGNHGLVLVQSGVGKVMSAMSVAILVDHFQVDAVINTGSAGAVAHGLAIGDVVVADRLSYHDVDLTAFGYDYGQMSMQPLYYESDGQFVSVFKEVLKQADVNAQVGLIATGDSFIAGNDKVAVIKGHFPEVLAVEMEGAAIAQAAAACGKPFIVVRSMSDTAAHDANITFDDFIIEAGKKSAEVLMSFLEKL; encoded by the coding sequence ATGAAAATTGGAATTATTGCCGCTATGGAGCAGGAATTGCGCCTTTTGGTGGAAAAACTTGTGGATAAATCTGAAAAAGACGTTCTAGGAAATACCTATTACACTGGACGTCTTGGAAATCATGGCCTAGTCTTGGTTCAATCAGGTGTCGGAAAAGTTATGTCAGCTATGTCAGTAGCTATCTTGGTGGATCACTTTCAGGTAGATGCTGTCATTAATACAGGGTCAGCTGGGGCAGTGGCACATGGCCTGGCTATTGGCGATGTGGTTGTAGCTGATAGGTTGAGTTATCATGATGTCGATTTGACAGCTTTTGGCTATGATTATGGACAAATGTCCATGCAGCCCCTTTATTATGAGTCTGATGGTCAATTTGTATCGGTTTTTAAAGAGGTACTAAAGCAAGCTGACGTCAATGCTCAGGTTGGCTTGATTGCCACTGGTGATAGCTTTATCGCTGGTAATGATAAGGTGGCTGTTATTAAAGGTCACTTTCCTGAAGTGTTAGCTGTTGAGATGGAAGGGGCTGCTATTGCTCAAGCCGCCGCAGCCTGTGGGAAACCCTTTATTGTCGTTCGTTCTATGAGCGATACAGCGGCACACGACGCCAATATCACCTTTGATGACTTTATCATTGAAGCAGGAAAGAAATCAGCTGAAGTATTGATGTCATTTCTTGAGAAATTGTAA
- the macP gene encoding cell wall synthase accessory phosphoprotein MacP — MGKPLLTDEIIDRANRGEDFDDLYDDDFDGQETRVISTEKTIEPPTKKGFFSSKKDKPVIKSRRIENAKRNAFQAKINRILLIVILLFALLLAAIFYL, encoded by the coding sequence ATGGGAAAACCGTTATTAACAGATGAAATCATTGACCGTGCCAACCGCGGTGAAGATTTTGATGATCTCTATGATGATGACTTTGATGGTCAGGAGACAAGGGTCATTTCAACAGAGAAGACCATTGAACCTCCCACAAAAAAGGGGTTCTTTTCCTCTAAGAAGGATAAGCCGGTTATCAAGAGTCGTCGGATTGAGAATGCCAAAAGAAATGCTTTTCAAGCTAAAATCAATCGCATTCTTTTGATTGTCATTCTGCTCTTTGCCCTCTTGTTGGCAGCTATCTTTTATTTATAG
- a CDS encoding NUDIX domain-containing protein, translated as MDFEEKTLKREMVFEGHIFTVAVDDVALPNGLGQSKRELVFHKGAVATLAVTPEDKIILVKQYRKAIESISYEIPAGKLEIGETGSEKEAAARELEEETGYAGDLTFLYEFYTAIGFCNEKIKLYLANHLTKVPNPLPQDDDEVLEILELSYDECMAMVASGQIQDAKTIIALQYYGLHVRK; from the coding sequence ATGGATTTTGAAGAAAAAACGCTAAAGCGTGAAATGGTTTTTGAAGGACATATCTTTACCGTAGCAGTTGATGATGTCGCATTGCCTAATGGTTTAGGACAGTCTAAACGTGAATTGGTATTTCACAAGGGAGCCGTAGCGACGCTTGCAGTCACTCCAGAAGACAAGATTATCTTGGTCAAGCAATATCGCAAGGCGATTGAAAGTATTTCTTATGAGATTCCAGCTGGAAAATTGGAAATTGGAGAAACAGGTTCTGAAAAAGAGGCTGCCGCGCGTGAGTTGGAAGAAGAAACTGGCTATGCCGGTGACTTAACTTTCTTGTACGAATTTTACACAGCGATAGGCTTTTGCAACGAAAAAATCAAACTGTATTTGGCAAATCATTTAACAAAGGTACCAAATCCACTTCCTCAAGATGATGATGAAGTTCTTGAGATTTTGGAACTCAGTTACGACGAGTGTATGGCAATGGTAGCTTCTGGGCAAATCCAAGACGCTAAAACCATTATTGCTTTACAATATTATGGACTTCATGTGAGGAAATAA
- the glmU gene encoding bifunctional UDP-N-acetylglucosamine diphosphorylase/glucosamine-1-phosphate N-acetyltransferase GlmU has translation MTNYAIILAAGKGTRMKSDLPKVMHKVAGITMLEHVFRAVSAINPEKNVTVIGHKAELVKEVLGEQSQFAMQTEQLGTGHAVMMAEEELANLEGQTLVIAGDTPLITGDSLQSLIEYHISHKNVATILTAEADNPFGYGRIVRNEDQEVTKIVEQKDANDYEQAIKEINTGTYLFDNKRLFEALKNINTDNAQGEYYLTDVIGIFKESGEKVGAYKLRDFDESLGVNDRVALATAEGVMRRRINHMHMVNGVSFQNPDTTYIDIDVEIAEEVVVEANVTLKGHTKIGRGTVLTNGTYVVDSEIGANAVITHAMIEESVLADGVTVGPYAHIRPGSELANNVHIGNFVEVKGSKLGENTKSGHLTYLGNAEIGKNVNIGAGTITVNYDGRNKYKTVIGDSAFVGSQSTLIAPLEVGDNALTAAGSTITKDVPKDSVAIGRSRQENKEFYALKLPHHPSKK, from the coding sequence ATGACAAATTATGCGATCATTCTGGCTGCGGGTAAAGGAACTCGTATGAAGTCTGACCTTCCAAAGGTCATGCACAAGGTAGCAGGTATTACCATGCTAGAACACGTTTTTCGTGCTGTTTCGGCCATTAATCCTGAAAAAAATGTGACGGTTATTGGGCACAAAGCAGAACTAGTCAAAGAGGTTCTTGGAGAACAATCGCAATTTGCTATGCAGACTGAACAATTGGGAACGGGTCATGCTGTAATGATGGCTGAAGAAGAACTGGCAAATCTTGAAGGACAAACCTTGGTTATCGCCGGTGATACTCCCTTGATTACAGGTGACAGTCTTCAAAGTTTGATTGAGTACCATATCAGTCACAAAAATGTGGCAACTATTTTAACGGCAGAAGCTGACAATCCATTTGGTTATGGTCGCATTGTTCGCAACGAAGATCAAGAAGTGACCAAAATTGTTGAACAAAAAGATGCCAATGATTATGAGCAAGCTATCAAAGAAATCAACACAGGGACCTATCTCTTTGATAATAAACGTCTTTTTGAAGCCCTTAAAAATATTAATACTGACAACGCTCAAGGAGAATACTATCTAACAGATGTTATCGGTATTTTCAAAGAATCTGGTGAGAAAGTAGGTGCCTACAAACTTCGTGATTTTGATGAAAGTTTGGGCGTGAATGATCGTGTTGCTCTTGCGACAGCTGAAGGCGTGATGCGCCGTCGTATCAACCATATGCACATGGTTAATGGGGTGTCTTTCCAAAATCCTGATACCACTTATATTGATATTGATGTTGAAATCGCTGAAGAAGTTGTTGTAGAAGCTAATGTTACGCTTAAAGGTCACACTAAAATTGGTCGCGGAACTGTCCTAACTAATGGTACTTATGTTGTCGATTCAGAGATTGGAGCAAATGCTGTGATAACGCATGCGATGATTGAAGAAAGTGTCCTAGCTGACGGTGTGACAGTTGGTCCTTATGCGCATATCCGTCCAGGTTCTGAGTTGGCCAATAATGTGCACATCGGAAATTTTGTGGAGGTTAAAGGATCGAAGCTTGGTGAAAATACTAAATCTGGTCATTTGACTTATCTTGGTAACGCTGAGATTGGCAAAAATGTTAATATTGGTGCAGGTACAATTACGGTCAATTACGATGGTCGCAACAAATACAAGACAGTTATTGGTGATAGCGCCTTTGTTGGTAGCCAATCAACCTTAATTGCGCCACTTGAAGTGGGAGATAATGCGTTGACTGCTGCTGGTTCAACCATTACCAAGGATGTTCCTAAAGATAGTGTTGCTATTGGACGTAGTCGTCAAGAAAACAAAGAGTTTTACGCTCTTAAATTACCACATCATCCAAGCAAAAAATAA